The Streptomyces tendae DNA segment CGGCGCCCTGATGGGCGGCGCGATCCTGACCGAGACGACGTTCAGCCTCCCCGGCCTGGGCCAGAAGGTGCTGGACGCCATCCGCAACCAGGACCTGCCCTTCATCCTGGGCGTCGTCCTGATCACTTCTCTCGCGGTGCTGATCGCCAACCTCGTGGTGGACATTCTGTACGCCGTGATCGACCCCCGAGTGAGGCTCGCATGACCGACCTGAGCAAGACCGGCGCGGCCGTCGGCGAGCCCACCGCGGGCTCGCCGGCCCCCTCCGCCTTCCTGGAGGTCCGCGACCTCAAGGTGCACTTCCCCACCGACGACGGCCTGGTGAAGTCCGTCGACGGGCTGAGCTTCCAGCTGGAGAAGGGCAAGACCCTCGGCATCGTGGGCGAGTCCGGCTCCGGCAAGTCGGTGACCTCGCTCGGCATCATGGGTCTGCACACCGCCGGCCAGTACGGCAAGCGCAAGGCGCAGATATCCGGCGAGATCTGGCTGGACGGCACGGAGCTGCTGTCGGCCGACCCGGACCACGTCCGCCGGCTGCGCGGGCGTGAGATGGCGATGATCTTCCAGGACCCGCTGTCCGCGCTGCACCCGTACTACACGATCGGCCAGCAGATCGTGGAGGCGTACCGGATCCACCACGACGTCGACAAGAAGACCGCCCGCCGCCGGGCCGTGGAGATGCTCGACCGTGTCGGCATCCCGCAGCCCGACAAGCGCGTGGACAACTACCCGCACGAGTTCTCCGGCGGTATGCGCCAGCGCGCGATGATCGCGATGTCGCTGGTGAACAACCCCGAGCTGCTCATCGCCGACGAGCCGACCACCGCGCTCGACGTGACGGTGCAGGCGCAGATCCTGGACCTGATCCGCGACCTGCAGAAGGAGTTCGGCTCCGCGGTCATCGTCATCACCCACGACCTGGGCGTCGTCGCCGAACTCGCCGACGACATCCTGGTG contains these protein-coding regions:
- a CDS encoding ABC transporter ATP-binding protein, which encodes MTDLSKTGAAVGEPTAGSPAPSAFLEVRDLKVHFPTDDGLVKSVDGLSFQLEKGKTLGIVGESGSGKSVTSLGIMGLHTAGQYGKRKAQISGEIWLDGTELLSADPDHVRRLRGREMAMIFQDPLSALHPYYTIGQQIVEAYRIHHDVDKKTARRRAVEMLDRVGIPQPDKRVDNYPHEFSGGMRQRAMIAMSLVNNPELLIADEPTTALDVTVQAQILDLIRDLQKEFGSAVIVITHDLGVVAELADDILVMYGGRCVERGPAEKVFYEPRHPYTWGLLGSMPRLDRDQQERLIPVKGSPPSLINVPSGCAFNPRCPYADVPKDDVTRTVRPELTEVGSRHWAACHMSAEQRERIWTEEIAPKL